CTCCACCTTGGGGTGCCGATACATAACCTCTTCGACCTCGCGGCTGGCGACGTTCTCGCCGCCGGTCTTGATCATGTCCTTCTTGCGGTCGACTACGTGCAGCTGCCCGAACTCGTCGAAGTAGCCGAGGTCGCCGGAGTGAAACCAGTCGCCGCGAAACGCCTCTGCCGTGCGGACCGGATCGTCGAGGTAGCCGAGCATCAGATGGGGCCCGCGGTGGGCGATCTCGCCGACCGTGCCCGGCGGCACGGGTTGGTCGTTGTCGTCGATGACGGCGGTCTCGACGTTGACCGCGGGTCTGCCTGCGGCGCCGGCGTGCTCACGCTGGTCCTCGGGTCCCATCGCGGTGGCGAGCGGTGCCATCTCCGTCTGGCCGTAGAAGTTCCAGAGCCGCAGGTTCGGCAGCCGTTCCTGGAGTTCGTTGAGTATCTCCGTCGGCATCGCCGATGCGCCGTAATACCCCTTGCGCAGGCTGCTCAAATCAACCTGGTCGAAGATCGGAGACCGGAGTAGCGAGATCCAAACAGTCGGCGGGGCAAAGTAATTGGTCACCCCGTGGGCCTCGATGCCGCGCAGCACCAGCTCCGGATCGGGGCGGGGAAGAATGATGCTGGTCGCACCGAGGTAGATGTCGGTGGCGAGGAAATTGTCCAGTTGCGCGCAGTGGTAGAGGGGCATCGAGTGGATCTCGACGTCGTCGGACGTCATCGACCCGGCGACGATTGAACTGACGTAATTCGCCATCAGACTGCGGCTGGAGTGCATCACACCCTTCGGCCGGGACTCCGTGCCGCTGGTGTACATCAGCCGCAGCAGTTGATCGTCGTGGATCTCGAGGTCCGGCGCGGGCGTCGTTGTGGTGAGCCAGAGCGCGAACTCGTCCCACCCGGCCGGAGCGCGCTGTTCGCCAGTGGTCAACACCACTTTCGTCGTCACCGAGCCACCGCGGGTCATCGCCTGCGCGGCAGTGGAAACGAAGTCATGCTCGACGACCAGACCGCGCGCCTGACTGTGACCGAGGATGTAGGCGATCTCCTCGGCCGTGAGCATGAAGTTGATCGGCACGAGCACGACCGCGGCGCGCGCGGTCGCGAATGCCAGCACGGCGTACTGCCAGCAGTTGCGGGCCAGCAGTGCAAGTCGATCACCCTGCGCGAAACCGTTGTCCCG
The nucleotide sequence above comes from Mycolicibacterium moriokaense. Encoded proteins:
- a CDS encoding acyl-CoA synthetase; translation: MQVRSHSLGDIPRRSARRCPDKTAIVDGDVRLTFAEFDDLVDRAAAALRDNGFAQGDRLALLARNCWQYAVLAFATARAAVVLVPINFMLTAEEIAYILGHSQARGLVVEHDFVSTAAQAMTRGGSVTTKVVLTTGEQRAPAGWDEFALWLTTTTPAPDLEIHDDQLLRLMYTSGTESRPKGVMHSSRSLMANYVSSIVAGSMTSDDVEIHSMPLYHCAQLDNFLATDIYLGATSIILPRPDPELVLRGIEAHGVTNYFAPPTVWISLLRSPIFDQVDLSSLRKGYYGASAMPTEILNELQERLPNLRLWNFYGQTEMAPLATAMGPEDQREHAGAAGRPAVNVETAVIDDNDQPVPPGTVGEIAHRGPHLMLGYLDDPVRTAEAFRGDWFHSGDLGYFDEFGQLHVVDRKKDMIKTGGENVASREVEEVMYRHPKVEEVAVFGIPHPVWVEAVVPAVVIRDGGTADEDELIAHCRSHLAGYKTPKQVFFVDSLPKNPSGKLLKRDLRTRFGSENAFHSPDTFAP